In Vicia villosa cultivar HV-30 ecotype Madison, WI unplaced genomic scaffold, Vvil1.0 ctg.004233F_1_1, whole genome shotgun sequence, one DNA window encodes the following:
- the LOC131641905 gene encoding uncharacterized protein LOC131641905, protein MREESWTRVVENPVKLRNNVLHIPRAVIRACIHGKIPRIKLIDRDNNVPYYCEMTKREDTVDRYIFGGWTDFCKDRNLQKGDTLRFSIRYPPVEEISVAVRRGKA, encoded by the exons ATGAGAGAAGAAAGCTGGACCAGAGTTGTTGAGAACCCAGTGAAGCTGAGAAACAATGTCCTT cATATTCCGAGAGCAGTTATCCGTGCATGCATACACGGTAAGATCCCAAGGATTAAGCTTATCGATCGCGACAACAATGTTCCTTATTATTGTGAGATGACAAAGAGGGAAGACACTGTAGACCGGTATATCTTTGGTGGATGGACTGACTTCTGCAAAGACCGCAACCTTCAGAAAGGTGACACCCTACGTTTCAGTATCAGATATCCTCCGGTGGAAGAGATCTCTGTGGCGGTCCGACGTGGAAAAGCTTAG
- the LOC131641899 gene encoding uncharacterized protein LOC131641899: MEPNSTSTTNATAKNARRRRKLILAQRRRTRKNWTGKLPTVLLQTAPVTMGKQTHAQNRTIFETGQTSNSASIARKRRKIILDNRNNGCSKTLNRTSHVDTTANNTFDTDSNSEDDVNLGDSSSNDDESIDNDDVVDSLLEQYSDIGDRVWDCPFCHASMWYQERRDKSRHTTIPKFHRCCRSGKHLLHDKNGPESKNYQRNLRTYNAMFSFTSPGMKFDDTVAHGGGPPTLRLHGQTCHRIGTLMPDVGQHPQYTQLYIYDTDNEVDNRMKCFGDNDVLSRDIVLKLKDMLDECNPHARAFRMARDLLRGNEFLDLKIRLISDRAEDGRVYNTPTVSEVAALIVGDIDPTTQRDIIVHARNGHLQKITEFHPAYLAYQYPLIFVYGEDGYRKNLLHRYEHEAEFNRKNRQSIKDWLCFRLQERKAEAKTLLHSRRLFQQFLVDGFAMMESERLNWLRTNQSKLRVGKYNQLNEQTNGAQANTAPKRGKRVVLPSTFVGSKRYMDQLYFDGMAISSKLGFPDLFVTFTCNPAWPEIERALSGTNLKPHDRPDLITKVFKIKFDDLMTDITKRHVLGKVIAFMYTIEFQKRGLPHAHILVFLHPQSKYPTPADIDKIICAEIPDPTLHPTLYKLVSAHMMHGPCGPSRMTSRCMKNRKCTKFFPKPFQEDTVVDADGYPLYRRRSNTHVIQKNGVSLDNRHVVPYNTRFLLKYHAHSNMEWCNQSTSIKYLFKYIHKGFDRIGATISTSGNGSGNDTEPVDEIKQYLDCRYVSPSEVCWRIYSYNIHGRKPAVERMYYHLVGEQAVYYPDHARMENILEKASVTESMFTAWFVANGKYEEARSLTYGQFVSKFVYDKKTRTWKPRKKGFTIGRLIWVPPTTGELFYLRLMLTVVKGPLTYEEIRKVGDTQFDTFRDACFAMGFLEDDREYIGAIREASEWGSGHFLRKLFVVMLLSSAVNRPAHVWNETWDLLSEGLLHQQRQLAHNKDLVLTEDQLKNLTLTEIEKLLQANRRSLSDFKPIPYPDGYVLQQLGNRLVYDERSYDVPTMRTQFTSLFNALTDEQRSIFDKIMASVNAQKGGVFFLHGYGGTGKTYMWRTLASALRSKHDICLTVATSGIASLLLPGGRTAHSKFKIPVPTMDNSTCNIEYNDDVADLLRQTKLIIWDEAPMAHKHAFEALDRTLKDVMSTYSNSKEIFGGKVVVFGGDFRQILPVVPRGSRSDIVHSAINASYIWRNVEVLTLTHNMRLQSGPDEAGKKEIADFSKWLLQIGEGKLSEPNDGFADIQLPKELLITDYTDPIVAIVNSTYPDFIENYQSNDYLKSKAILASTLEVVDQINNHVLDLMPGETKDYYSSNTVDRSEIHDTNVVDILTPEFLSSLTTSGLPNHLIRLKVGTPVMLMRNIDQSEGLCNGTRVMITRMANHVIEAKIMAAICSLTGDNAFIHQITARKNMQ, from the exons ATGGAACCAAACTCTACTTCAACAACAAATGCAACTGCAAAAAATGCTAGAAGGCGAAGAAAGCTTATTTTAGCTCAGCGTCGACGCACGCGTAAAAATTGGACAGGAAAACTACCAACTGTCTTGCTACAAACAGCTCCAGTTACCATGGGTAAACAAACACATGCGCAGAATCGTACTATATTTGAAACTGGGCAAACTTCAAATTCTGCTTCTATTGCTAGGAAGAGGAGGAAGATCATTTTGGATAACAGGAACAATGGCT GCAGCAAAACACTTAATAGAACATCGCATGTTGACACCACTGCCAATAACACGTTTGATACGGACTCTAACTCTGAAGATGATGTGAACCTGGGGGATTCTTCTTCTAATGATGATGAAAGCATTGATAATGACGATGTTGTCGACTCCCTTTTAGAAC AGTACTCTGACATAGGAGATAGAGTTTGGGATTGCCCATTTTGTCATGCATCCATGTGGTATCAGGAACGCAGAGACAAATCACGGCATACGACTATTCCTAAGTTTCACCGGTGTTGTCGGAGTGGAAAA CATCTACTACATGATAAAAATGGTCCAGAGAGTAAGAACTACCAAAGAAACCTTCGCACTTATAACGCCATGTTTTCGTTTACTTCTCCAGGGATGAAATTTGACGACACCGTTGCACATGGGGGAGGACCACCTACTTTACGACTTCACGGTCAAACATGTCATCGTATAGGGACGTTGATGCCGGATGTTGGACAGCATCCCCAATATACTCAACTATATATATATGACACCGACAATGAAGTCGATAACAGGATGAAATGCTTCGG GGACAATGATGTTCTCAGCAGGGATATTGTTCTTAAGTTAAAGGATATGTTGGATGAATGCAATCCCCATGCAAGGGCATTTCGAATGGCAAGAGATCTTTTGAGAGGAAATGAGTTCTTAGACTTGAAGATACGACTAATCAGTGATAGGGCTGAAGATGGCCGTGTATACAATACACCAACTGTGTCAGAGGTGGCTGCTCTGATCGTTGGTGATATTGATCCCACAACACAGAGAGACATAATCGTCCATGCACGCAATGGCCATTTGCAAAAAATTACAGAATTTCATCCTGCTTACTTGGCCTATCAATACCCGCTCATTTTTGTTTATGGGGAGGATGGATATAGGAAAAATCTACTGCACAGGTATGAACACGAAGCTGAGTTTAACAGGAAGAATCGCCAATCAATCAAAGATTGGCTGTGTTTTCGTTTGCAGGAGCGCAAAGCTGAGGCAAAGACATTGCTTCACTCAAGACGGCTTTTTCAACAGTTCTTGGTCGATGGGTTCGCAATGATGGAATCAGAACGTCTCAATTGGTTGAGGACTAACCAGTCCAAGTTACGAGTTGGAAAATATAATCAGTTGAATGAGCAAACTAACGGGGCTCAGGCGAACACAGCACCAAAGCGAGGAAAAAGGGTAGTTTTGCCATCTACTTTTGTTGGGAGCAAGCGTTACATGGACCAACTATATTTTGATGGTATGGCCATTTCAAGTAAGTTGGGCTTCCCAGATTTGTTTGTAACGTTTACTTGCAATCCTGCTTGGCCTGAAATAGAACGTGCATTATCTGGCACTAATTTAAAGCCACATGATAGACCTGATCTCATAACCAAagtattcaaaatcaaatttgatGATCTCATGACTGATATAACAAAACGGCACGTGCTCGGGAAGGTTATTGCAT TTATGTACACTATTGAATTTCAAAAACGAGGATTGCCGCATGCTCATATATTAGTCTTCCTACACCCTCAAAGCAAATATCCGACACCAGCCGATATAGATAAAATCATTTGTGCTGAAATTCCAGACCCCACTTTACATCCAACACTATATAAATTGGTCTCCGCACACATGATGCACGGTCCGTGCGGTCCATCGAGGATGACTTCACGCtgcatgaaaaatagaaaatgcaCAAAATTCTTCCCCAAGCCCTTCCAAGAAGATACTGTTGTTGATGCGGATGGCTATCCCCTCTATAGGAGGCGATCAAATACCCATGTTATCCAGAAAAATGGTGTATCTTTGGATAATCGACATGTTGTACCTTACAATACAAGATTCCTCCTGAAATACCATGCACATAGTAACATGGAGTGGTGTAACCAAAGTACATCAATCAAATATCTATTCAAGTATATCCACAAGGGGTTTGATAGAATCGGAGCTACAATTTCAACTTCTGGTAACGGCTCAGGAAACGACACAGAGCCTGTTGATGAGATCAAACAGTATCTGGATTGTAGATATGTGTCCCCGAGTGAGGTGTGTTGGAGAATTTATTCCTACAACATTCATGGCAGGAAACCGGCGGTCGAACGTATGTATTATCATTTAGTAGGTGAGCAGGCTGTTTACTACCCCGATCATGCAAGAATGGAAAATATCTTGGAAAAAGCAAGTGTAACGGAGTCTATGTTCACTGCTTGGTTTGTTGCTAATGGGAAATACGAGGAGGCACGGTCACTTACATATGGTCAGTTTGTGTCAAAATTTGTTTATGACAAAAAAACCAGAACATGGAAACCGCGGAAAAAGGGGTTCACCATTGGTCGTTTGATCTGGGTTCCACCAACCACTGGAGAGTTGTTTTACTTACGACTGATGTTGACCGTAGTGAAGGGACCGCTAACTTACGAAGAAATTCGCAAAGTAGGTGACACACAGTTTGATACTTTTAGGGATGCATGCTTTGCAATGGGATTCCTAGAAGATGACCGAGAATACATTGGGGCAATACGGGAGGCGAGTGAATGGGGGTCTGGCCATTTCCTCCGCAAACTTTTTGTAGTGATGCTTTTATCCTCGGCTGTTAATAGGCCTGCTCATGTTTGGAACGAGACGTGGGATCTACTATCTGAAGGTCTGCTGCATCAGCAAAGACAGTTGGCTCACAATAAAG ATTTGGTGCTCACTGAAGATCAGTTAAAGAATTTGACTTTGACGGAAATCGAGAAACTTCTGCAGGCAAATCGAAGAAGCCTCAGCGACTTTAAACCAATTCCATATCCTGATGGATACGTTCTACAACAATTAGGGAACAGGTTGGTTTATGATGAACGGAGTTACGATGTGCCTACAATGAGAACCCAATTCACGTCGCTTTTCAACGCTCTGACAG ATGAGCAAAGGTCAATTTTTGATAAAATTATGGCGTCTGTTAACGCGCAAAAGGGTGGTGTCTTTTTCCTACATGGTTATGGTGGAACCGGTAAGACTTACATGTGGCGAACACTTGCAAGTGCATTGAGGTCCAAACATGATATTTGTCTTACCGTTGCAACAAGTGGAATAGCTTCTTTGTTGTTGCCCGGTGGTAGAACTGCCCATTCTAAATTCAAGATACCTGTTCCAACAATGGACAATTCAACATGCAATATTGAATATAATGATGACGTCGCAGACCTTCTAAGGCAGACAAAGCTTATTATTTGGGATGAAGCACCGATGGCACACAAACATGCTTTTGAGGCACTGGATCGAACATTGAAGGATGTCATGTCTACATACAGTAATTCAAAGGAGATCTTTGGCGGTAAGGTAGTTGTTTTTGGTGGTGATTTTAGACAGATTTTGCCCGTTGTACCTAGAGGGAGTCGTTCGGATATTGTACATTCTGCTATAAATGCTTCTTACATATGGCGGAATGTTGAAGTCTTAACTTTAACGCATAACATGCGACTTCAATCCGGCCCAGATGAAGCAGGAAAAAAGGAAATTGCCGACTTCTCAAAATGGCTGTTGCAAATTGGTGAAGGCAAACTTTCCGAGCCAAATGATGGATTTGCGGATATTCAACTGCCAAAAGAACTTTTGATCACGGATTACACAGACCCAATTGTTGCTATCGTAAATAGTACTTATCCTGATTTTATCGAAAACTACCAATCTAACGACTACTTAAAGAGTAAGGCGATACTTGCTTCTACATTGGAAGTTGTTGATCAAATCAACAATCACGTCCTTGATCTGATGCCAG GGGAAACCAAGGATTACTACAGCTCAAATACCGTCGATAGGTCAGAAATTCATGACACCAATGTAGTCGATATACTCACACCGGAGTTTCTCAGTTCATTAACCACTTCGGGTTTGCCTAACCATCTCATTAGGTTGAAGGTAGGAACACCTGTTATGCTTATGCGTAACATAGACCAGTCTGAGGGTTTGTGTAACGGAACTAGGGTAATGATAACTAGGATGGCAAACCATGTCATAGAGGCTAAAATAATGGCGG CGATTTGCAGCCTAACTGGGGATAATGCTTTTATACATCAGATCACTGCAAGGAAAAACATGCAGTAG